A genomic stretch from Solanum stenotomum isolate F172 chromosome 8, ASM1918654v1, whole genome shotgun sequence includes:
- the LOC125874565 gene encoding inorganic pyrophosphatase 1-like, which yields MAGIVVVFDFDKTIIDVDSDNWVVDELGATDLFNQLLPTMPWNSLMDRMMEELHVQGKTIADIEEVLKRVPIHPRIVPAIKSAYALGCDLRVISDANVFFIETILKHVGIRDCFSEINTNPGYVDEEGRLPILPYVDFVTSPHGCNLCPPNMCKGMIVERIQASMVKEGKKRMIYLGDGIGDFCPSLKLMEGDFVMPRKDFPAWNLINENRTLVKAGVHEWTDGEEFEHILLQLINTISVEESQLLSVEYCKFQTMSKAALPRALPVPY from the exons ATGGCTGGAATTGTAGTGGTTTTTGACTTTGACAAGACGATCATTGATGTTGATAGTGATAATTGGGTGGTGGATGAGTTAGGCGCTACTGATTTGTTCAATCAACTTCTCCCAACTATGCCTTGGAACTCTCTCATG GATAGAATGATGGAGGAGCTTCATGTACAAGGCAAAACTATTGCAGATATTGAAGAGGTATTGAAACGGGTTCCCATACACCCCAGGATTGTCCCAGCCATTAAATCAGCTTATGCATTAGG GTGTGATTTGAGAGTAATAAGTGATGCAAATGTATTCTTCATTGAAACAATCTTGAAACATGTCGGAATTAGGGATTGTTTCTCTGAGATCAACACCAATCCAGGCTACGTCGATGAAGAAGGCAGGCTTCCAATCCTCCCTTATGTTGATTTTGTAACATCCCCTCATGGCTGCAATCTCTGCCCTCCCAACATGTGCAAG GGTATGATAGTAGAAAGAATTCAAGCCAGCATGGTTAAAGAAGGGAAGAAAAGAATGATATATTTAGGTGATGGAATCGGGGATTTCTGTCCCAGTTTGAAGCTCATGGAAGGAGATTTTGTGATGCCAAGAAAAGATTTCCCAGCCTGGAATTTGATAAACGAAAACAGGACACTAGTAAAAGCAGGGGTCCATGAGTGGACAGATGGGGAAGAATTCGAACACATTCTACTACAACTAATAAACACAATCAGTGTTGAAGAAAGCCAATTGTTATCAGTCGAGTACTGCAAATTCCAGACAATGTCCAAAGCAGCCTTACCACGGGCTCTTCCAGTGCCTTACTAA
- the LOC125875128 gene encoding beta-galactosidase-like has product MVSRLVRLNVLLMLLALLGSWVFSGMCSVSYDRNAIIVNGQRRILVSGSIHYPRSTPEMWPDLIQKAKEGGVDVIQTYVFWNGHEPEQGKYYFEERFDLVKFIKIVHQAGLYVHLRVGPYACAEWNFGGFPVWLKYVPGISFRTDNEPFKSAMQKFTTKIVNMMKAERLYESQGGPIILSQIENEYGPIEKRLGEPGKSYSDWAAKMALDLGTGVPWVMCKQDDAPDPVINTCNGFYCDYFSPNKAYKPKIWTEAWTAWFTEFGGPIPYRPVEDLAFGVAKFIQNGGSFINYYMYHGGTNFGRTAGGPFIATSYDYDAPLDEFGLLRQPKWGHLKDLHRAIKLCEPALVSGDPTVTSLGNFQEAHVFSSKSGVCAAFLANYNQHSFATVTFGNRHYNLPPWSISILPDCKNTVYNTARVGAQSALMKMTPADKGFSWQSYNDEPSSYEDSTFTVVGLLEQINTTRDVSDYLWYMTDVKIDPSEGFLRSGQWPWLRVSSAGPALHVFVNGQLEGTVYGSLKSQKITFNKAVNLRTGVNKISLLSIAVGLPNIGPHFETWNTGVLGPVSLSGLDEGKRDLAWQKWSYKVGLKGEALNLHSLSGSSSVEWVEGSLVTQRQPLTWFKTTFNAPAGNEPLALDMNTMGKGQMWINGQSLGRYWPGYKSSGTCSACKYAGYFNENKCLSNCGEASQRWYHVPRSWLHPTGNLLVVFEEWGGDPNAISLVKRELASVCADINEWQPQLVNYKMQASGEVDRPLRPKAHLRCAPGQKITSIKFASFGTPVGVCGSFSEGSCHAHSYDAFEKYCIGQESCSVPVTPEIFGGDPCPGVMKKLSVEALCS; this is encoded by the exons ATGGTTTCAAGGCTAGTAAGGTTGAATGTGTTGTTGATGCTGTTAGCATTATTGGGCTCATGGGTTTTTTCTGGAATGTGTTCTGTGTCATATGACCGTAATGCTATCATTGTGAATGGCCAAAGGAGAATTCTTGTTTCTGGATCTATTCACTACCCAAGAAGCACTCCTGAG ATGTGGCCGGATCTTATTCAGAAGGCGAAAGAAGGAGGGGTGGATGTGATTCAGACCTATGTTTTCTGGAATGGGCATGAGCCTGAACAAGGCAAA TATTACTTTGAAGAGAGGTTTGATCTAGTGAAGTTCATTAAGATAGTGCATCAAGCAGGTCTTTATGTGCATCTCAGGGTTGGACCTTATGCTTGTGCTGAATGGAATTTTGG GGGTTTTCCTGTTTGGTTGAAGTATGTTCCAGGCATCAGTTTCAGAACAGATAATGAACCTTTCAAG TCTGCAATGCAAAAGTTCACTACCAAGATTGTTAATATGATGAAAGCGGAACGGCTGTACGAATCACAGGGTGGCCCTATAATACTATCCCAG ATTGAGAATGAATATGGGCCAATTGAGAAGAGACTGGGTGAACCAGGTAAATCTTACTCAGACTGGGCAGCAAAAATGGCTTTGGATCTTGGTACTGGTGTACCTTGGGTCATGTGCAAGCAAGATGATGCTCCAGATCCTGTT ATCAACACTTGCAATGGTTTCTACTGTGACTACTTCTCACCAAATAAGGCTTATAAACCCAAGATATGGACAGAAGCCTGGACTGCCTG GTTCACTGAATTTGGAGGTCCAATTCCTTATCGTCCTGTTGAGGACTTGGCGTTTGGGGTTGCTAAATTCATACAGAACGGGGGATCATTCATCAATTACTACATG TATCATGGAGGAACAAACTTTGGTAGGACTGCTGGTGGCCCATTTATTGCTACTAGTTATGATTATGATGCACCACTTGATGAATTTG GATTATTACGGCAACCTAAGTGGGGTCATCTGAAAGATCTGCATAGAGCAATAAAGCTTTGTGAACCAGCTTTAGTATCTGGCGATCCAACTGTGACATCCCTCGGAAACTTTCAAGAA GCTCATGTGTTTTCGTCAAAGTCTGGGGTGTGTGCTGCATTCCTTGCAAACTACAACCAACATTCTTTTGCTACAGTGACCTTTGGGAACAGGCATTATAACTTGCCACCTTGGTCTATCAGCATTCTACCTGACTGCAAGAACACCGTTTATAATACTGCAAGG GTTGGTGCTCAAAGTGCTCTGATGAAGATGACTCCAGCAGATAAAGGATTTTCTTGGCAGTCATACAATGACGAGCCATCATCTTATGAAGACAGTACTTTCACGGTTGTTGGGTTACTGGAGCAGATAAATACCACAAGAGATGTGTCTGATTATTTGTGGTATATGACCGA TGTCAAGATTGATCCAAGCGAAGGGTTCTTGAGAAGCGGACAATGGCCATGGCTTAGAGTCTCTTCAGCTGGCCCTGCTTTGCATGTTTTCGTGAATGGTCAATTAGAAG GAACTGTATATGGAAGTTTAAAAAGCCAGAAAATTACTTTCAATAAAGCAGTAAATCTAAGAACTGGTGTAAACAAGATTTCTCTGCTAAGCATTGCTGTTGGTCTTCCG AATATTGGCCCACATTTTGAGACATGGAATACTGGTGTGCTTGGGCCAGTTTCACTCAGTGGTCTTGACGAGGGGAAAAGAGATTTAGCATGGCAGAAATGGTCTTACAag GTTGGTCTAAAAGGAGAAGCCTTGAATCTTCATTCGCTCAGTGGCAGCTCATCTGTTGAGTGGGTTGAGGGCTCTTTGGTGACTCAAAGACAGCCTCTCACATGGTTCAAG ACTACTTTCAATGCTCCAGCTGGAAATGAGCCTTTGGCTTTAGATATGAATACCATGGGCAAAGGTCAAATGTGGATAAATGGACAAAGCCTTGGACGTTACTGGCCTGGATATAAATCATCTGGTACTTGTAGTGCCTGTAAATATGCAGGCTACTTTAATGAGAACAAGTGCTTAAGTAACTGCGGAGAGGCCTCACAGAGATG GTATCACGTGCCACGTTCTTGGCTGCATCCTACTGGAAACTTGTTAGTTGTATTTGAGGAATGGGGAGGAGATCCCAACGCAATCTCTTTGGTCAAGAGAGAATTAGCAAGTGTCTGTGCAGATATAAATGAATGGCAACCACAGTTGGTGAATTATAAGATGCAAGCATCTGGGGAAGTTGACAGGCCACTCAGGCCTAAAGCGCACCTCCGTTGTGCTCCTGGTCAAAAGATCACTTCAATCAAATTTGCAAGCTTTGGAACACCAGTGGGGGTCTGTGGAAGCTTCAGTGAAGGAAGCTGTCATGCCCACTCATACGATGCCTTTGAAAAG TATTGCATTGGGCAAGAGTCGTGTTCAGTACCTGTGACACCAGAAATTTTTGGTGGTGATCCATGTCCAGGTGTTATGAAGAAACTCTCAGTTGAAGCTCTCTGCAGTTGA
- the LOC125875129 gene encoding transmembrane 9 superfamily member 7-like, whose protein sequence is MELCLELPTLQPFGSLQKKLKMGRGLSGRLTVICLSILFFISSTNSFYLPGVAPRDFQTGDPLDVKVNKLSSTKTQLPYDYYYLKFCKPTKVLNSAENLGEVLRGDRIENSVYSFHMRQDQSCQVLCRQKLDAESAKNFKEKIDDEYKVNMILDNLPVAVPRQRQDGSQSTTYEHGFRVGFKGKYAGSKDERYFINNHLSFLVKYHKDPETDTARIVGFEVIPNSINHEYKDWNDKNPQVSTCNENTKKLILGSASPQEVDTDKEVVFTYDVAFKESDVKWASRWDLYLLMNDDQIHWFSIINSLMIVLFLSGMVAMIMMRTLYRDIANYNQLETQDEAQEETGWKLVHGDVFRPPINSGLLCVYVGTGVQILAMTLVTMIFALLGFLSPSNRGGLMTAMVLLWVFMGLLAGYTSARLYKMFKGTEWKRITLKTAFMFPGILFAIFFVLNALIWEERSSGAVPFGTMFALVCLWFGISVPLVFVGSYLGYKKPAIEDPVKTNKIPRQIPEQAWYMTPSFSVLIGGILPFGAVFIELFFILTSIWLNQYYYIFGFLFIVFLILIITCAEISVVLCYFQLCSEDYHWWWRAYLTAGSSALYLFLYSVFYFFTKLEITKLVSGILYFGYMLIASYAFFVVTGTIGFYASFWFVRKIYSSVKID, encoded by the exons ATGGAACTTTGTCTCGAACTACCGACTCTTCAACCTTTTGGCTCCCTGCAGAAAAAACTGAAGATGGGTCGCGGATTATCCGGCCGGCTCACCGTCATCTGCCTCTCTATTCTCTTCTTTATCTCGTCGACGAACTCTTTCTATCTCCCCGGCGTTGCTCCTCGCGATTTTCAAACT GGTGATCCACTTGATGTTAAAGTGAACAAGCTGTCATCTACTAAGACACAACTTCCCTATGACTATTACTACTTGAAGTTCTGCAAACCTACTAAAGTTTTGAATAGTGCGGAGAATTTGGGGGAGGTTCTTCGAGGAGACCGCATAGAGAATTCAGTTTATTCT TTCCATATGAGACAAGATCAGTCATGCCAAGTGTTGTGTCGGCAAAAACTTGATGCTGAATCTGCAAAGAATTTCAAGGAAAAGATTGATGATGAATACAAAGTTAACAT GATTTTGGATAATCTTCCTGTTGCTGTTCCTAGACAAAGGCAGGATGGAAGTCAGTCAACTACATATGAACATGGTTTCCGTGTTGGGTTCAAGGGGAAATATGCTGGG AGCAAAGATGAGAGATATTTTATAAACAACCACTTAAGCTTTCTAGTCAAGTACCACAAGGATCCTGAAACTGATACTGCTCGTATTGTTGGGTTTGAAGTCATTCCAAACAG cattaatcacgaatacaaggATTGGAATGACAAGAACCCCCAAGTGTCAACGTGCAATgagaatacaaaaaaattgatactAGGTAGTGCTTCTCCCCAGGAAGTGGATACAGATAAGGAGGTTGTATTCACATATGATGTTGCTTTCAAG GAAAGCGATGTGAAGTGGGCTTCTCGTTGGGATTTATACCTTCTCATGAATGATGATCAGATTCATTGGTTTTCGATCATAAATTCTCTTATGATCGTTCTCTTCCTGTCTGGTATGGTTGCCATGATCATGATGAGAACTTTGTATAGAGATATTGCGAACTATAATCAATTGGAAACACAAGATGAAGCTCAAGAAGAAACAGGATGGAAGCTTGTTCATGGAGATGTTTTCCGTCCTCCAATCAATTCTGGATTACTGTGTGTTTATGTCGGTACTGGTGTACAAATACTTGCAATGACACTAGTCACAATGATCTTTGCTCTGCTAGGTTTCTTGTCACCTTCCAACCGCGGTGGACTAATGACTGCCATGGTTCTGTTATGGGTTTTCATGGGCTTGTTGGCTGGGTATACTTCTGCACGTCTATACAAGATGTTCAAGGGAACAGAGTGGAAAAGGATTACCTTGAAAACTGCTTTCATGTTCCCTGGTATACTTTTTGCTATCTTCTTTGTATTGAATGCTCTCATCTGGGAAGAGCGGTCTTCTGGAGCAGTGCCATTTGGAACCATGTTTGCTCTTGTGTGCTTATGGTTTGGAATCTCGGTCCCCTTAGTGTTTGTTGGAAGCTACCTTGGATATAAAAAGCCAGCCATTGAAGACCCTGTTAAGACAAACAAAATCCCTAGGCAAATACCAGAGCAGGCATGGTACATGACACCATCTTTTTCTGTACTTATTGGGGGTATTCTCCCATTTGGAGCTGTTTTCATTGAACTCTTCTTCATCCTGACCTCTATATGGCTGAACCAGTACTACTACATCTTTGGCTTCCTTTTCATTGTTTTCCTGATCTTGATAATCACATGTGCGGAGATATCCGTTGTTCTCTGTTACTTCCAGTTGTGCAGTGAAGATTATCATtggtggtggagagcttatctGACTGCTGGATCCTCTGCTTTATACCTGTTTCTCTACTCTgtcttctacttcttcaccaAGTTGGAAATCACAAAGTTGGTTTCAGGAATCCTGTATTTCGGCTATATGTTGATTGCATCATATGCCTTCTTTGTAGTAACGGGGACAATTGGATTCTATGCTTCCTTCTGGTTTGTTAGGAAAATCTACTCATCTGTGAAGATTGACTGA